AACGCTTGGTCGTTCGCAGCGACAAACCGTTCCGTTTGACCGACATCAAGGCCGAAGGCTTTAGCATCGAATACAAGTCGAACGAAGAGTCGAAAAAAATGCACGTCTTGCCGCTGAAGATCACCGCCGGTGACAAAGCGGGCCCCAAGAGCCAGCGTTTGATCGTCCATACGGACCTGCCGGGCGATCTGACAGGTAGCGCTTTAGTTGCTGGACAGATCATCACCAAGTAACTGGCCGAATTGCAACGATCGCGGCGGTCGCAATCCCCAGTCGCTCGCGATCGATGTGAACCCATTCAATTTGCCGATCGAATCGTTCATCGATTCGACCGGCATTTTTTTTGTCGGGTCCCCCTTACCAGCGATCGTCGCGCGGCAGTGGATTGGCGCCGCCGAAGGGGTTGCTTTCTCCCTTGCCGAACCATCGTCCTTGGCCGTCAAAGGCTAACGATAGCTAGTACTTCAGTTCGTTTTCGGAATTGGTGCCAGGAGCGTCGTTGGCCGCCGTGCGACAGAGGGTGCGTCCAGCGCCATCCCCCGAAATAGAGATCGGGTGTCGCCGGTGAGCTTCCATTGGCGAAACTGCGTGGCCTGCGATCCGTCGCAGAGGTGTCTGGTTCGACGCGCGGCGACAGCGGATGCGGTGCGAGTCTTTAGGCAGCGCGATAGAGGATCGCGTTGCCTCGCTTGCCGCAGGTGTCGACGGCACCGGTCTGCCGCAAGCAGTAAGCGATTTGTTGCGCGGTTCCACGTGGGCAGGCGATATGACCGGCGAGCTCGGCGGTGTCGAAGGGATGGGGCAGGTGGTCGCTGCCGATCAGGTTCAGCAAGTCCTTGGTCGTGCGGAACTCATGTGTCGATTCGATGCTCTCCAGCACGTAGTCCTTCGTTTTGTAGTCTTTGCCGCAACGTCGTCGCTTGCGGCGATCCGGCGGCAGACGCCAGTGCTGGACGTTGACCATCGGGACCTCGATGGTAAGCCGTGGGTGGGGGAAGACCCGGGTGAAATAAATAAGTTCGTCGAAGATCTCTAACAGCGCCCCGCGTTTGGGACTCAGTCGACGTCCCAAAACCGGCCCCTCTGCAGTCGCCTGCCGGACGATCCGCCGGCGGTTGATGATCGGTTTGACGATGCGAACGTCGTGGCGCTGCAGCAGCGATTGGATCTTCGGACGGATCGCGCTGAGCGAGGCGAACTGGATTTCGATCAGTTCATCGCCGCGGATCGCGTCGATGCGGTAGTCTCCCAACCGCACCTCGGTATCCGCTTCCGACGCGGCATACATTCCCTTGAGCGATCGGTGCAGCGATGTCTCCATCATTCCATCCTTGGATTGAGTCTTGCGACCATTGCCAGCACGAAGCGCAAGCGAGTGGAACCTAGGTGGTTCAGACGCTCACTCGCTTGCGCTTCGTGCTAGTAATGAATGATCGGTCTTGTTGCGATCGGGGGTGATGCCCGATTGCACTTTTGTGGGGCGGTCGCCTTTCGCGTAGCGAGTGCGACCATATACCAGCACGAAGCGCAAGCGAGTGGAACCTTGGTTGTTCAGTTGATCACTCGCTTGCGCTTCGTGCTAGTAATGAATGATCGGTCTTGTTGCGATCGGGGGTGATGCCCGATTGCACTTTTGTGGGGAGGTCGCCTTTCGCGTAGCGAGTGCGACCATTACCAGCACGAAGCGCAAGCGAGTGGAACCTTGGTGGTTCAGTTGATCACTCGCTTGCGCTTCGTGCTAGTAATGAATGATCGGTCTTGTTGCGAGCAGGCGTGATGCCCGATTGCACTTTTGTGGGGAGGTCGCCTTTCGCGTAGCGAGTGCGACCATATACCAGCACGAAGCGCAAGCGAGTGGAACTTTGGTTGTTCAGTTGATCACTCGCTTGCGCTTCGTGCTAGTAAAGAATGATCGGTCTTGTTGCGATCGGGGGGGGGATGCCCGATTGCACTTTTGTGGGGAGGTCGCCTTTCGCGTAGCGAGTGCGACCATATACCAGCACGAAGCGCAAGCGAGTGGAACCTAGGTGGTTCAGTTGATCACTCGCTTGCGCTTCGTGCTAGTAATGAATGATCGGTCTTGTCGCGATCGGGGGGGGGTGCCCGATTGCACTTTTGCGGGGAGGTCGCCTTTCGCTTGCGCTTCGTGCTGGTAATGAATGATCGGTCTTGTTGCGATAGGGCGTGATACCCGATTGCACTTTTGTGGAGAGGTCGCCTTTCGCTTAGCGAGTGCGACCATATACCAGCACGAAGCGCAAGCGAGTGGAATCTTGGTGGTTCAGACGCCACTCGCTTGCGCTTCGTGCTAGTACCCAAGGGTGCTAGGAATCTTCTGAGCTAGCAACAGCCGAGCCCTCTCGGCTTCGCGGCGAAAGGGCCTCTCGTCTGGCGAGCGCTTATTCTGGTTCGATACCGAAGTCGCGAATCGTCAGCAGAGTTTCCAATTTCAATCCACGCTCGGCAAACTTGGCTTCGCCACCCGCCAATCGATCGATGATCCCCAGCACGCCAAGGACTTTCAAACCGAAGGCTTCGGCGGCGTCGACGGCCTGCAGCGCGCTGCCTCCGCTGGTGATCACATCCTCGACGATATAGACGCTTTGTCCGGCGGCAACCGGCCCTTCCACCTGACGCCCGGCGCCATGCCCTTTCGGTTCCTTGCGGACCATAAAACCACGCAGCGGCAGACCTTGTTGTCCGGCCAGCGTGACGATCGACGCGGTGATCGGATCGGCACCGATTGCCATTCCGCCAACCGCCGAGATCTGGTTCACGCGATCGCCGAGCATCGCCAGCATGCCTGCAGCGATCTGATTGGCACCCTGAGGATGCAGCGTGATTTGCCGGCAATCGAGGTAATAAGAGGCGGTTTTTCCGCTGGCCAGCGTGAAAGTTCCGGTTTGCAGAGCAAATTCGCTGACGAGTGCTTTGAGGGCTTCGCGGTCGTAATCGGCTGACATGGGCACCGTTCTGAAAGATGAAAGGGGAATCGAATGTGGAGGCAACGACTTGGCAGCTTAATGCCAATCGCGAGCCGGTACCACGCCAAATCGCTGCCCGAACTGATTTGACCAACGATTCCCGCCAAAAATGTGCAGGCGACGCCGTCGCCTGCAGTGGGGGAAGGGGGAAGTTAGCGGACTGGAATCAAGCGGATTTGGCGGATATCGCAAACGGCCCCTTTGACTTTTTCGATCGCCCGCAGGTCCAGCGAATAATCGCCTGCGGATTCGACACGAAGTTTACCGATCTGCCGCGGCTTGAAGTTCTGAAAATGACCGGTCTCCTCGACAATGAACTGAACGGTTTGGTCGCCCAGCTGGATCGCAACGGTGCTTCCTCCGTGCCCTTTGCCGCAGCCCTGAAGGACTTCCACCTGGAACTCCATCGGTTGTGAAATGTGGAGATGCCACTGAGCCCAATCCTTGGCATTGGCCCAATAGCCGACCGTGTTCTTGTGCGGTTGGGGTTCGTATCGCAACAGCGTTCCGTGCGTGACGGCATGGTGAGCCGGAAGCGTGAACGAACCGTCCTCCGATTGCGAAATTCGGTGTGGTTTTTCGGCCAACAGCACCGGTTCGAGCGTCTCGAAAACAACCACCTTCCCCTGCGGTTGAGCTTCTTTGGGGAACGTGATGTCCCACGTCTTCGGTTCGGGGCGGAACTTCAGCTTCGTCTGCTCGGGGTCTTCCCCTTGGAAGTGAAGACTTTTCATGCGGTTGTTTAGTCGCGGAAACGAAATCTTGCGATCGTCCGGCAGCGATTCGACATGCAGTTCCAGCGACTTCGGTTTCCAGACGATCTCGCCCCACGTCTCTTGAGTTGTGGTTGGGGAGGTCGCCGGATCGTCAGCTTGCGCGAGCGCACATGCAATGATCAAAATGCCCGCCGTCGTTATGCTGCTGCGCAGAAGTGCCATCATCGGTTCGCTCGTTTGCCTGGTGGGAGAATCGTCTGGTCCAGCAAAATGCTACTCACCCGGATCGGGCGACGCAAACCGCCGCCGCAGAAAACGGCCCGCTGGGGTTCGGTTCGTTGCCCGTTTGCTGGTTTGCTACTATGCTCATTCCCCTAGGAACCGCAGCGTTTTATCCATCCGCCGCCCACCGCATGAAGCCACTTAACGAAAGGGTCGTTTGGGATGCGAATCGATCTGGTCATCACCGAATTGTTTATTGGTGGGGCCGAACGTCAGCTGACAGAACTGGCGATCGGACTATCTCAGAGAGGGGCTACGGTGCGAGTGATCTCGTTGGACGAATTGGCTCAAACCGCCCCTCAGGACCAATTGTTGCGACGGCTGCAGGAGGCCGGGATCGAAGTCTGTTCGTTGGGCTGCCGGTCGCAGTGGGCCGTTCCTCAAGCGATCGCGCGGTTGAAGCGATTGTTTGTTGCCGATCGCCCCGATCTGGTGCAGACGTTTCTGTTTCACGCCAATGTCATCGGGACCTGGGCCGCATCGCGGGTGGGGATTCCGATCAGGGTCGGAGGGGTAAGGGTCGCACAACCCAATCGAGCCCGACTGTGGCTGGAACGACGCGCGGCGCGACAAATGGAAGCGATCGTATGTGTCAGCCGATCGGTCGAGCAATTTGCTCGTCAGCACCTCGGATCCCCCCAGGCGACCATGCTCACGATTCCTAATGGAGTCGATGGCCAACGTTTCCTGACGGCGACGCCGTTCGTATGGGAGGAATTGGGGCTCGACTCGGATGCCGATGTGATCCTGTATGTGGGGCGGCTGCACCCCCAGAAAGGAACCGACTGGTTGATGGATGCGGCTCCGCGATTGTTGTTGGAAAATCCCCGAGCCGCTCTGGTGATCGTTGGATCGGGGCCGTGGAGGGGGATGGTGGCGGAGCGTCTCGCTAAACTGCCCAAGGGCCGCTCGGCGATGATGCCGTTGCAGGCGGATATAGCACCGTTGATGCGAGCTGCACGCTTGCTTTTGCTTCCTAGTCGTTATGAGGGAATGCCAAACGTCGTGATGGAAGCAATGGCAGCGAAGCTTCCAGTAATCTCGACCGATGCCGAGGGAGTTCGCGAGTTGCTGGGCGAAATGGCAGATCCGCAAGTCGTCAGCTTTGGCGATACCGATTCGCTTTGCGGGAAGCTGTCGGCACTTCTGAACGATCCGGCGCTTCGGTCACAAGTTGTTGACAGTAATGATGTTAGGGCGACGGATGTGTTTTCGGTTGGGGCGATGGTCGATCGTTATTGGGATCTATACCAACGCTTGGCGTCCGCTTCCTGAAGCGTCTACGAGCCCGGTTGGAAAAAAATCCACGTTCCGAAGTGCTTGTCAGGCAATGACCTAAGTTTGCTAGCAGGTCGCCAGGGCCGCTGTTTTCTGCGAGGATTTGGTTGACCACCGGCCGGGGATCGGTATTCTGTGGTGGTCACGCATCGCGACGTAAGATCTTCACGGATCCTATCTTACGCTCGCATTTAAGGGACGAAATCGATTGCAGGACGCGAACATGACCCTGTCAGGCAAGCCATTAGAGATTATGCTGGAAGGCGACGAGCACCCCAAGGATTGGCGGTGGACGGTTGCTTTGCTGTGGAGTTCTAATGGAGCCGGGCAGAACACTGATCAGCTTGCGGATGACGCCTTGGTAGGCACGAATCGATCGACTTGACGTGTCGAGCCGAGTTCGGGTCCATGGAGGTGCCAATTCGCACCACGATCCTCCTTCCGCGAGGAATGCCTTGCATGGATTTGGACAGCGGTCAGCCAACGGCCACTGGCTGACGGCACGATGGGTCAGGCAAACGGTGATTCGCAGAATCGCATGTGTCTGAAATATTGAAGAAAGAGTCCATGGACTGTAGACATGATGTGTACAGTCGCGATCGCACGGTGAACAACTTCGGTTGTCCGCCGTGCAAGTCTTGACCTACCGGGCACATGGATGTGCCCCGGTCAGGCTTGCTTTCTCGCTCGCCCCGACATCGCTCTTTCCATCCCTCGCCATCGCATCCCTATAAAACACACATGTCAGATACCGCTTCCTCAACCAGCATGCACGTGCCGGTTCTGCCTTCGGAAGTGCTCGATGCGTTGGATCTTGCCCCCGGCAAAACAATCGTCGACGGAACCTTTGGCGGTGGCGGACACTCGCGGTTGATCCTGCAGAAAATCGCCCCCGGCGGAACATTGATCGGCCTGGATCGCGATCCTCGAGCGATTCAAGAGTATGGGCCCCAGTGGCATGCTTCGATGCCGGCGACCGACGGCGAAGCCTTTTCGCGAATCGAACTGATCAACGACAGCTACCATCGACTGCCACAACTGATGCAGGAGTTGGAGATCGATGCGGTCGACGGCATCCTGTTGGATCTCGGGCTGTCCAGCGATCAATTGAACGACCCGTCGCGTGGATTCAGTTACCAAACCAGCGGCGATTTGGATCTCCGATTCGATCCAACCTGCGGCGAATCGGCCAGCGAGCTGTTGTTGCGATTGCCCGAAAAAGAC
Above is a genomic segment from Rosistilla ulvae containing:
- the pyrE gene encoding orotate phosphoribosyltransferase, translated to MSADYDREALKALVSEFALQTGTFTLASGKTASYYLDCRQITLHPQGANQIAAGMLAMLGDRVNQISAVGGMAIGADPITASIVTLAGQQGLPLRGFMVRKEPKGHGAGRQVEGPVAAGQSVYIVEDVITSGGSALQAVDAAEAFGLKVLGVLGIIDRLAGGEAKFAERGLKLETLLTIRDFGIEPE
- a CDS encoding DUF5077 domain-containing protein, giving the protein MMALLRSSITTAGILIIACALAQADDPATSPTTTQETWGEIVWKPKSLELHVESLPDDRKISFPRLNNRMKSLHFQGEDPEQTKLKFRPEPKTWDITFPKEAQPQGKVVVFETLEPVLLAEKPHRISQSEDGSFTLPAHHAVTHGTLLRYEPQPHKNTVGYWANAKDWAQWHLHISQPMEFQVEVLQGCGKGHGGSTVAIQLGDQTVQFIVEETGHFQNFKPRQIGKLRVESAGDYSLDLRAIEKVKGAVCDIRQIRLIPVR
- a CDS encoding glycosyltransferase: MRIDLVITELFIGGAERQLTELAIGLSQRGATVRVISLDELAQTAPQDQLLRRLQEAGIEVCSLGCRSQWAVPQAIARLKRLFVADRPDLVQTFLFHANVIGTWAASRVGIPIRVGGVRVAQPNRARLWLERRAARQMEAIVCVSRSVEQFARQHLGSPQATMLTIPNGVDGQRFLTATPFVWEELGLDSDADVILYVGRLHPQKGTDWLMDAAPRLLLENPRAALVIVGSGPWRGMVAERLAKLPKGRSAMMPLQADIAPLMRAARLLLLPSRYEGMPNVVMEAMAAKLPVISTDAEGVRELLGEMADPQVVSFGDTDSLCGKLSALLNDPALRSQVVDSNDVRATDVFSVGAMVDRYWDLYQRLASAS
- the rsmH gene encoding 16S rRNA (cytosine(1402)-N(4))-methyltransferase RsmH, which gives rise to MSDTASSTSMHVPVLPSEVLDALDLAPGKTIVDGTFGGGGHSRLILQKIAPGGTLIGLDRDPRAIQEYGPQWHASMPATDGEAFSRIELINDSYHRLPQLMQELEIDAVDGILLDLGLSSDQLNDPSRGFSYQTSGDLDLRFDPTCGESASELLLRLPEKDIADLIYQFGEERCSRRIARRIVERRKERRAVRTADELASLVRGCVPRSKNHRIDPATRTFQALRIAVNQELRIVKQALEDLPGCLRPGGRFAVISFHSLEDRLVKHAFREADDLEILTRKPILASDRENAENARARSAKLRVAVKK